The following proteins come from a genomic window of Spongiibacter tropicus DSM 19543:
- a CDS encoding dicarboxylate/amino acid:cation symporter, translating to MSLFPTPLVPSTPYRLASRLDFLLRRRLWAQILLAMALGIGLGLSLAPSGGALVEASTANLLAAWLALPGRLFLAIIQMVVVPLVLSSIILGIASSGDADFLRRIGFRIAPYFLATTCVAVALGAAVALWLAPGQYITIENLEAPASVVGVAEPLSMASLPDQIIGLIPANPSSALVSESMFQIVVLAIFVAIALVSISDRRAKPLLDLCVSVQDISMKIVSWAMALAPAAVFGLLAQISVQVGFDAIVGVASYMGTVLLGLLLLLMFYMVIVALFARRSPLAFLRAISGVQLLAFSTSSSAAVMPLSMKTAETKLNVSPSVSQFVVPLGATVNMDGTALYQVVAAVFLTQVYGVDLSLPQLALLAATTVGASIGSPSTPGVGIVILATIVQGMGVPAEGIALILGVDRILDMSRTAVNVSGDLTACVVMERVLGDDTLPPSVTTQE from the coding sequence GTGAGCCTGTTTCCCACGCCGCTGGTACCCAGCACGCCCTACCGTTTGGCTTCGCGGCTGGACTTTTTGCTTCGCCGCCGTCTTTGGGCGCAAATCCTGTTGGCGATGGCTCTGGGTATTGGTCTGGGTTTGAGTTTGGCACCCAGTGGCGGTGCGTTGGTTGAGGCGTCTACCGCCAACTTGCTGGCGGCTTGGCTGGCACTGCCGGGTCGTCTGTTTCTGGCCATTATTCAGATGGTGGTGGTTCCCCTGGTGCTGTCGTCCATTATCCTCGGCATCGCCAGTTCGGGAGATGCGGACTTTTTGCGCCGCATCGGGTTTCGCATAGCGCCGTACTTTCTCGCCACTACCTGTGTCGCGGTCGCACTGGGGGCTGCGGTGGCACTGTGGCTGGCGCCGGGCCAATACATCACGATCGAGAATCTGGAGGCCCCCGCGTCGGTCGTCGGTGTGGCTGAGCCGCTGTCGATGGCATCGCTGCCCGATCAGATCATCGGTTTAATTCCCGCCAATCCCAGCAGTGCACTGGTGTCGGAATCCATGTTTCAGATTGTCGTATTGGCGATTTTTGTCGCGATTGCGCTGGTATCGATTAGCGATCGTCGTGCGAAACCGCTGTTGGACTTGTGTGTGTCGGTCCAGGACATTTCCATGAAAATTGTCAGTTGGGCAATGGCCCTGGCACCGGCGGCGGTGTTCGGACTGCTCGCACAAATCAGTGTGCAGGTGGGTTTCGATGCCATTGTCGGCGTTGCCAGCTATATGGGGACTGTCCTGCTGGGTCTGTTATTGCTGCTGATGTTTTATATGGTGATTGTGGCGCTGTTTGCTCGGCGTTCACCGCTGGCTTTTCTGCGGGCGATCTCCGGTGTACAGCTACTGGCATTTTCCACCTCCAGTTCGGCAGCCGTAATGCCATTGTCAATGAAGACCGCCGAGACCAAACTAAACGTTTCACCGTCGGTATCCCAGTTTGTGGTGCCCCTCGGGGCGACCGTCAATATGGACGGCACGGCGCTTTACCAAGTCGTCGCCGCGGTCTTTCTGACCCAGGTCTACGGCGTCGATCTGAGCCTGCCTCAGCTGGCGTTACTGGCGGCGACCACGGTGGGGGCGTCCATTGGTTCGCCGAGTACTCCCGGAGTGGGGATCGTAATTCTGGCGACGATTGTTCAGGGCATGGGCGTGCCGGCGGAGGGGATAGCCCTGATTCTCGGCGTCGACCGCATTCTCGATATGAGTCGCACGGCGGTGAATGTGAGTGGTGATCTGACCGCCTGTGTCGTCATGGAGCGGGTGCTGGGCGACGACACCTTGCCGCCGTCGGTCACGACGCAGGAGTGA
- a CDS encoding Tll0287-like domain-containing protein, which translates to MASLLGTVTAAHAAGNEAALKADAVSLVKQFAGQLKPRLKQAMQEGGPVHAVSVCSEAAPAIARALSEESGWQIKRVSLKARNPNALPDTLERRVLEDFDARRAVGESPETLAYSAEVDGEYRFMKAQPTEGLCLACHGSEVAPDVEAALAKYYPNDQARGYQLGDIRGAFSLRYPVK; encoded by the coding sequence TTGGCATCGCTTTTGGGTACGGTAACGGCAGCCCATGCTGCTGGTAACGAGGCCGCGCTAAAGGCGGATGCGGTCAGCTTGGTAAAGCAGTTTGCGGGGCAGCTGAAACCCCGTCTCAAGCAAGCCATGCAAGAGGGTGGTCCAGTACATGCTGTCAGTGTCTGCTCTGAGGCGGCCCCGGCGATTGCCCGGGCGCTCAGTGAGGAGAGCGGCTGGCAGATCAAGCGCGTCAGCTTGAAGGCCCGCAACCCCAATGCGCTGCCTGATACCCTCGAGCGCCGTGTGCTGGAAGACTTTGATGCCCGTCGTGCGGTGGGCGAATCCCCGGAAACATTGGCCTACAGTGCCGAGGTCGATGGCGAATACCGCTTTATGAAAGCGCAGCCCACCGAGGGCTTGTGCCTGGCTTGCCACGGCAGTGAGGTGGCACCCGATGTAGAAGCGGCATTGGCCAAGTACTACCCCAACGATCAAGCGCGAGGCTACCAGCTTGGCGATATTCGCGGCGCTTTCAGCCTTCGTTACCCGGTCAAATAG
- a CDS encoding Rieske 2Fe-2S domain-containing protein, whose translation MNQALRKPYIIETKPLPERYARGWHCIGKADSFGSEPRAMNYFGSKWVAYRGEEDGQLYVVGSYCPHMGADLSRGKVCGNSLQCPFHHWSWGGDGVCDDIPYADRIPPKAVIPAMPVLEENGLAFVWHDPEGQPPIAEQRPRRNEDYFSGEWSDWKMAEFTIHSNCRELVDNMADMAHFGPVHYSQVQTFKNIQDGHTYTQVMTGGHDILADEGQGFTSVATYEGPAYMTTTMTGSMDGREVTTHLLVSHVPIDMENFVIRLGVMVRKDPSLSEAENAAMVDAYTQMSVDSFIQDVDIWNNKVRIDNPLMCDGDGPVHMLRKWYSQFYMDVAEIPAALTVHKEHETKIKPRRGREQH comes from the coding sequence ATGAACCAAGCCCTTCGCAAGCCCTATATTATTGAAACCAAGCCTCTGCCTGAGCGTTATGCCCGCGGCTGGCATTGTATTGGCAAAGCCGACAGTTTTGGCAGCGAGCCTCGAGCCATGAATTACTTTGGCAGTAAGTGGGTGGCCTACCGGGGGGAAGAGGACGGTCAGTTGTATGTGGTGGGCTCCTATTGCCCCCATATGGGCGCGGACCTCAGTCGTGGCAAAGTCTGCGGAAACTCTCTGCAGTGCCCCTTTCATCACTGGAGCTGGGGCGGTGACGGTGTTTGCGACGATATTCCCTACGCGGACCGTATTCCTCCCAAGGCCGTTATCCCGGCGATGCCCGTGCTGGAAGAAAATGGTCTGGCGTTTGTGTGGCATGACCCCGAGGGGCAGCCGCCGATTGCCGAGCAACGCCCCCGGCGCAACGAGGACTATTTTTCCGGCGAGTGGTCGGACTGGAAAATGGCGGAATTCACCATCCATTCCAATTGCCGTGAACTGGTGGATAACATGGCCGATATGGCGCACTTTGGACCGGTACATTACTCCCAGGTACAGACCTTCAAAAATATTCAGGACGGTCACACCTATACTCAGGTGATGACAGGCGGCCACGATATTCTCGCGGATGAGGGGCAGGGCTTTACCTCCGTCGCCACCTATGAAGGCCCGGCGTATATGACGACCACCATGACCGGCTCGATGGACGGCAGGGAGGTGACGACGCACTTGCTGGTCAGTCACGTGCCTATCGATATGGAAAATTTCGTGATTCGACTGGGGGTGATGGTGCGCAAAGACCCCTCACTGAGCGAAGCCGAAAATGCTGCGATGGTCGACGCCTACACCCAGATGAGCGTGGATTCCTTTATTCAGGACGTGGATATCTGGAACAACAAAGTCCGTATCGACAATCCGCTGATGTGTGATGGCGATGGCCCGGTACACATGCTCCGTAAGTGGTACAGCCAGTTCTATATGGACGTGGCGGAAATTCCAGCGGCGCTGACGGTACACAAGGAACACGAAACCAAGATTAAACCGCGTCGCGGCCGGGAGCAGCACTGA